From a region of the Thiorhodovibrio winogradskyi genome:
- a CDS encoding ATP-binding protein, whose protein sequence is MALLPCSPANAPSTTMQRFFNNAGPIKPEMHYHLPLLQRLDWEEVQQLIREQRYFVLHAPRQTGKTSTLLAMMQALNGSGDYACAYANIEGAQAARGDETQGIPAACDALVNAIDLYLNQQDLLEWYESKKQRLAPQHLLTQVLQQWAKLQGKPTILLLDEVDALVGDTLISLLRQIRAGYAQRPEYFPQSIVLCGVRDVRDYRLEQDGAQVITGGSAFNIKAESLRMGNFTEAETRSLWLQHTEATGQRFDEAIFAELWEDSRGQPWLVNALGYEVTWKNRAARDRTQPIGLIDYQTARERLIQSRATHLDQLSDKLKEPRVHSVISRILSTEEEESEGLKVDDLQYVADLGLITLSPSVRISNRIYQEVLPRELTWPTQVMIANQDTLWYIDPDHRLNMPKLLAAFQQFFREHSDSWSEGFDYKEAAPQLLMQAFLQRIINGGGRLTREYGLGRKRTDLLIEWPLDPEQGLYGPLQRVVIELKLLRGKLDAVIQTGLEQTLDYCRRVGADEAHLVIFNRNPKVSWNKKIWHKPASHEGLSIGVWGA, encoded by the coding sequence ATGGCGCTCTTGCCCTGCTCTCCTGCCAACGCACCGAGCACCACCATGCAGCGATTCTTCAACAACGCCGGCCCCATTAAGCCGGAGATGCACTACCACCTGCCGCTGTTGCAGCGGCTGGACTGGGAAGAGGTTCAGCAGCTGATTCGCGAGCAGCGCTACTTCGTGCTCCACGCCCCGCGCCAGACCGGCAAGACCAGCACCCTACTGGCGATGATGCAGGCGCTCAACGGCTCTGGTGACTACGCCTGCGCCTACGCCAACATCGAAGGCGCTCAGGCCGCTCGCGGGGATGAAACCCAGGGCATACCGGCGGCCTGTGATGCCTTGGTCAATGCGATCGACCTCTATCTCAATCAACAGGATCTGCTGGAGTGGTACGAAAGTAAAAAACAGCGTTTGGCCCCCCAACACCTGCTCACCCAGGTGCTACAGCAATGGGCAAAGCTGCAAGGCAAGCCCACCATCCTGCTGCTCGACGAGGTCGACGCCCTGGTGGGCGACACCCTGATCTCCTTGCTGCGCCAGATCCGCGCCGGCTACGCCCAGCGCCCCGAGTACTTTCCTCAATCCATCGTCCTCTGTGGCGTGCGCGACGTGCGCGACTACCGCCTAGAGCAGGACGGCGCCCAGGTCATCACCGGCGGCAGCGCGTTCAACATCAAAGCTGAATCACTGCGCATGGGGAATTTCACCGAAGCTGAGACGCGCTCGCTTTGGCTCCAGCATACGGAGGCCACCGGTCAGCGGTTCGATGAAGCCATCTTCGCCGAGCTATGGGAAGACAGCCGCGGCCAGCCCTGGCTGGTCAATGCCCTAGGTTACGAGGTGACCTGGAAGAACAGGGCCGCACGAGACCGCACCCAGCCGATCGGCCTGATCGACTACCAGACCGCCCGCGAGCGACTGATTCAATCGCGCGCCACCCATCTGGATCAGCTCAGCGATAAGCTCAAGGAACCCCGGGTGCATAGCGTGATCTCTCGCATCCTCAGCACTGAAGAGGAGGAGAGTGAAGGTCTCAAGGTGGACGACCTGCAATACGTCGCGGATCTAGGTTTGATTACCCTGAGCCCCTCGGTGCGAATCAGTAACCGCATCTATCAGGAAGTCTTGCCCCGCGAGCTGACTTGGCCGACGCAGGTCATGATCGCCAACCAGGACACCCTCTGGTACATCGACCCCGACCACCGCCTGAACATGCCCAAGCTGCTGGCCGCCTTCCAGCAATTCTTCCGCGAACACTCGGACAGCTGGAGTGAGGGCTTTGATTACAAGGAAGCGGCCCCGCAGCTGCTGATGCAAGCCTTTTTGCAGCGCATCATCAACGGCGGAGGTCGTCTCACCAGAGAATATGGCCTTGGCCGCAAGCGCACCGATCTGCTGATCGAATGGCCGCTAGACCCCGAGCAGGGCCTGTACGGCCCGCTGCAACGGGTCGTCATCGAACTCAAGCTGCTGCGCGGCAAGCTCGATGCGGTGATCCAGACCGGCCTGGAGCAAACCCTGGACTACTGCCGGCGTGTCGGTGCCGACGAGGCCCATCTGGTCATCTTTAACCGCAATCCCAAGGTGAGCTGGAATAAGAAGATCTGGCATAAGCCAGCCAGCCATGAAGGGCTCAGCATCGGGGTTTGGGGCGCGTAG
- a CDS encoding response regulator transcription factor, whose translation MNPETNEINPEQIKLLVLEDEPDLCEAMVSFLQLEGFNVIGAGTALEAEAMLREQPVDLLIMDVGLPDQDGISWLSQLQDNRSLGLILTTARGELTDRIRGHSAGADAYLVKPVELEELRLIILNVAARLGCCGDAAKVSWQLNPIRWQLLTAKGQSVRLTRSETQVLEALARSPGKPLPREALVRALGHQPENYDPRRMEILIRRLRTKVSEQTDERLPLETVHGVGYAFTADIRVGS comes from the coding sequence TTGAACCCCGAAACGAATGAGATCAACCCCGAACAGATCAAACTGCTGGTGCTGGAGGACGAACCGGACCTGTGCGAGGCGATGGTCAGCTTTTTGCAGTTGGAAGGCTTCAATGTCATCGGGGCCGGCACTGCCCTTGAGGCCGAGGCCATGCTGCGGGAGCAACCGGTGGATCTGTTGATCATGGACGTGGGGCTGCCAGATCAGGATGGCATCAGCTGGCTGAGTCAGTTGCAGGATAATCGCAGTCTCGGGCTGATTCTCACCACCGCGCGCGGCGAGCTGACCGACCGCATCCGCGGCCACAGTGCCGGCGCCGATGCCTATCTGGTGAAGCCGGTGGAGCTGGAGGAACTGCGCCTGATCATCCTCAATGTGGCGGCACGCCTGGGCTGCTGCGGTGATGCTGCCAAGGTCAGCTGGCAGCTGAACCCGATCCGCTGGCAACTGCTCACGGCCAAGGGGCAGTCGGTCCGACTGACCCGCTCCGAAACCCAGGTGTTGGAAGCCTTGGCGCGCTCACCAGGAAAGCCGCTGCCGCGCGAAGCCCTGGTGCGCGCCCTGGGACATCAGCCGGAAAACTACGATCCGCGCCGCATGGAGATTCTCATCCGCCGACTGCGCACCAAGGTCAGCGAGCAGACCGACGAACGCCTGCCCCTGGAAACCGTGCACGGCGTCGGTTATGCCTTTACCGCGGATATCCGCGTGGGCTCTTGA
- a CDS encoding transposase has product MAAGMLRRALRQGLEADVLLADAWFGTKTMIATALDLNLTAILRMKKNAMKYRLRTWNNGSAHTELLDANGLYQTSVRKHWQRLSGLPYRCQCLDVELSLESDGEEQWIPVRLLFVRGVSQDADSPAGAKSWALFLSTDRSLSPAAILEIDALRWSIEVYFNEAKQYLGLLWEQTETFASHLASICARCG; this is encoded by the coding sequence TTGGCGGCGGGCATGTTGCGCCGCGCGCTGCGTCAGGGCCTCGAGGCCGATGTCCTGCTCGCCGATGCCTGGTTTGGCACCAAGACCATGATCGCCACCGCCTTGGATCTCAACCTCACGGCGATCTTGCGCATGAAGAAAAACGCCATGAAGTACCGCCTGAGGACCTGGAACAACGGCTCGGCGCACACCGAGCTGCTCGATGCGAATGGCTTGTATCAGACGAGCGTGCGCAAGCACTGGCAGCGCCTCAGCGGCTTGCCCTACCGGTGCCAGTGTTTGGACGTGGAGCTGAGCCTCGAGAGCGACGGCGAGGAGCAGTGGATTCCAGTGCGTCTGCTCTTTGTCCGTGGCGTCAGCCAAGACGCCGACAGTCCGGCGGGGGCGAAATCCTGGGCGCTGTTTCTAAGCACCGACCGCAGTCTCTCCCCGGCGGCGATTTTGGAGATCGATGCCTTGCGCTGGAGCATTGAGGTGTACTTCAATGAAGCCAAGCAGTACCTGGGCTTGCTCTGGGAGCAGACTGAAACCTTTGCCTCGCATCTGGCTTCAATCTGTGCCCGATGCGGTTGA
- a CDS encoding AAA family ATPase translates to MKFPYGTADFHKIIVEGYYYADRTDRIRVLEKAGDQLLFLRPRRFGKTAWLTTLENYYDLARADEFDALFGALAIGREPTARRNRYFVLRWDFSMVDASGNLAEIRQALHNHINAQVADFGVRYADRLGGDLQAHPSDGLVAFRAAVSSARAQGHDLYLLIDEYDNFANELMHRSRADYDALVSGEGLLKTVFKAVKSLASGAGIDRVFITGVSPVVLADISSGYNVSKDISLDARFVDLCGFSEAEVAAVLDQLTVEQGRDRNWSARMLATMRTWYNGYRFGYEPGPGLYNPTLALYFFDALATTGQPPREMLDSNLAMDRNRIDFVARQPHGAELIGAALDPEHPPVIASLAHRFGVEDMRRAPKDAPFLGSLLYFLGALTLKDQTAFGELVLGIPNLVIRKLYVERIHDQLFPEYPERESLREAAKVLYTQGDLSPLIEVLETHHLRVFDNRDYRWSNELTVKTVFLVALFADIFYVMDSETAIDRGYADLSLIVREEMRRFALLDHLLEFKYLSLQEIGQSGQDVRTQSREELASLPQVAASLEAAETQLAHYRQGLEQTYGVRLRLHTHAVVALGFERLVWRSTPDRPSPDGD, encoded by the coding sequence ATGAAATTCCCCTACGGCACCGCTGATTTTCACAAAATCATCGTCGAAGGTTACTACTACGCCGATCGCACTGATCGCATCCGGGTGTTGGAGAAAGCGGGCGATCAGCTGCTCTTTCTGCGCCCACGCCGTTTTGGTAAGACGGCCTGGCTGACGACGCTGGAGAATTACTACGATCTGGCACGGGCCGATGAATTCGACGCCCTGTTCGGCGCGCTCGCCATTGGTCGCGAGCCGACCGCGCGCCGCAACCGTTACTTTGTACTGCGCTGGGATTTCTCCATGGTGGATGCCAGTGGCAATCTCGCCGAAATCCGCCAAGCCTTGCACAACCACATCAATGCCCAGGTTGCGGATTTTGGGGTTCGCTATGCTGACCGGCTCGGCGGCGATCTGCAGGCGCATCCGAGCGATGGCTTGGTCGCTTTTCGTGCCGCAGTGAGCTCCGCGCGCGCCCAGGGCCATGATCTCTATCTGCTCATCGATGAATACGACAACTTCGCCAATGAACTGATGCACCGCAGCCGGGCGGATTACGATGCGCTGGTGTCAGGCGAGGGGCTGCTCAAAACGGTGTTTAAGGCGGTCAAGTCCCTCGCATCGGGTGCGGGCATTGATCGGGTCTTCATTACTGGAGTCTCACCGGTGGTGCTGGCCGATATTTCCAGTGGCTACAATGTCTCCAAGGATATCAGCCTGGATGCGCGTTTCGTTGATCTGTGCGGCTTTAGCGAGGCGGAAGTCGCTGCTGTGCTGGATCAGCTGACCGTAGAGCAAGGGCGCGACCGAAACTGGTCGGCACGGATGCTGGCGACCATGCGCACCTGGTACAACGGCTATCGCTTCGGCTACGAGCCGGGGCCGGGGCTCTACAACCCAACGCTCGCGCTGTACTTCTTCGATGCCCTGGCCACCACTGGTCAACCACCCCGAGAAATGCTTGACAGCAACCTGGCGATGGATCGCAATCGCATCGACTTTGTCGCCCGCCAGCCGCATGGCGCTGAACTGATCGGTGCCGCGCTCGATCCCGAACATCCGCCGGTGATTGCGAGTCTCGCACATCGCTTTGGGGTGGAGGATATGCGCCGCGCGCCCAAGGACGCGCCTTTTCTGGGGTCGCTGTTGTATTTTCTTGGCGCTTTAACGCTCAAAGATCAGACGGCTTTCGGTGAATTGGTGCTGGGCATTCCCAATCTGGTGATTCGCAAGCTCTATGTCGAGCGTATCCATGACCAGTTGTTCCCCGAATATCCGGAGCGCGAAAGCCTGCGCGAGGCAGCCAAGGTGCTCTATACCCAGGGCGATCTCAGCCCGCTGATTGAAGTGCTGGAGACGCATCACCTGCGAGTGTTCGACAATCGCGACTATCGCTGGTCCAATGAGCTGACGGTGAAAACCGTCTTTCTGGTCGCCCTGTTTGCCGATATTTTCTATGTGATGGATTCAGAAACGGCGATTGATCGCGGCTATGCCGATCTGTCGCTGATCGTGCGTGAGGAGATGCGCCGCTTCGCGCTGCTGGATCATCTGCTGGAGTTCAAGTATCTGAGCCTGCAAGAGATCGGGCAAAGCGGCCAGGACGTGCGCACCCAGTCGCGTGAGGAACTGGCCAGTCTGCCCCAGGTGGCGGCCAGTCTGGAGGCCGCTGAAACCCAATTGGCCCATTACCGCCAGGGGCTGGAACAGACCTATGGCGTGCGCCTGCGCCTGCACACCCATGCGGTAGTGGCCTTGGGCTTTGAGCGGCTGGTGTGGCGCAGCACCCCAGACCGCCCATCGCCTGATGGCGATTAG
- a CDS encoding helix-turn-helix transcriptional regulator: protein MLRFLRKMPQVLRISVLVMLAGGNLRRLHGMKSRTAIEYRLHWLLVPEGPPGASAGQERFQVERVDYPLPQEIGQAWVNKLQLGDDVCLFHACHQFEKAPSRLLSLFEVDISPIEPLFNAQIWISGTACHREYWNGRDHPPVDILARSGRDTFRFHREWHATIMIEGGVYSEMRSIVIPEQSLLMMLGDEPVSALLDRLRIGHQTPTSVHSMPNYVSSPLRMALDSRHQGPARRLYAQGKVLEYLAGLYEFVSREEAPTKERRHSARIRELHDYLRNLEGHTPTPSQLSTDFGLSARRLNDDFVAEYGQSIFSFLTDYRLTQAHALLQADPIPLKVLAARLGYSHVNHFITAFKRKFGYTPGSLRRGR from the coding sequence ATGTTGCGTTTTCTACGCAAAATGCCTCAAGTTCTACGAATTTCTGTATTGGTGATGCTGGCGGGAGGAAATTTGCGTAGACTCCACGGTATGAAATCTCGAACCGCGATCGAATATCGGCTTCACTGGCTGCTTGTGCCGGAAGGGCCGCCCGGTGCCTCGGCGGGGCAAGAGCGTTTTCAGGTCGAGCGCGTTGACTATCCCCTACCGCAAGAGATTGGGCAGGCTTGGGTGAATAAGTTGCAACTCGGTGATGACGTCTGCCTTTTTCACGCCTGCCACCAGTTCGAAAAGGCGCCGAGCCGGCTGTTGTCGTTGTTTGAGGTTGATATTTCGCCTATCGAGCCACTATTTAATGCGCAGATCTGGATCTCCGGTACCGCCTGCCATCGAGAGTATTGGAACGGAAGAGATCACCCGCCTGTCGATATTCTCGCTAGGTCGGGGCGGGATACTTTTCGTTTTCATCGGGAATGGCATGCCACGATAATGATCGAAGGTGGCGTGTATTCCGAAATGAGGTCGATCGTCATTCCCGAGCAAAGCCTGCTGATGATGCTGGGAGATGAGCCTGTCAGCGCCTTGTTAGATCGATTGAGGATTGGTCACCAGACGCCAACGTCAGTCCATTCGATGCCGAATTATGTGTCTTCACCACTGCGCATGGCGCTGGACTCAAGGCATCAGGGCCCGGCACGCAGGCTCTATGCGCAGGGGAAGGTTCTGGAGTATCTGGCGGGGTTGTATGAGTTTGTTTCACGGGAAGAGGCGCCGACCAAAGAACGGCGGCATTCCGCACGCATCCGGGAGCTACATGACTACCTCCGAAACCTTGAGGGGCATACGCCTACCCCGAGTCAGCTTTCGACAGATTTCGGACTTTCAGCGCGACGCCTAAATGATGATTTCGTGGCAGAGTACGGGCAGTCGATCTTCAGCTTCCTCACCGATTACCGCTTGACCCAAGCTCATGCGCTGTTGCAGGCAGATCCCATCCCTTTGAAAGTGCTCGCGGCGCGACTGGGCTACTCGCATGTCAATCATTTCATCACGGCGTTCAAGCGCAAGTTCGGCTATACCCCAGGCAGTCTGAGGCGAGGCCGGTAG
- a CDS encoding DUF4347 domain-containing protein — protein MNQANKIAFIDTRVADYSTLIAGLPADIEVVLIDGGNGLQQMADALAGRSGMAAIHVFSHGSTGALQLGDTWLTGDNLNSYAPLLAQIGQSLTADGDLLLYGCNVGAGETGQAFVESIARIAQADVAASDDLTGNAALGGDWVLEVQQGFIEANELSSKEYGGTLEYTNVNFTTTAIITGYAVAGEYGSVAVTDIPLIIFGGVNGTNENVGIFSVGDATGISHKIPSQIDHLFINNSNGTDFDISQFKVYNPGGSAVSLTITGYADKWLGGATVITDSTKTAAASGWSTIDLTDFTGITSLKIDFSDDTELYFNEFYIQNTNTNTNTNTNTNTNTNTAPSVNTPTAISLTDTTAADTFSNTTGTLGATDSDGIASYGISDPTSTSANFTDNSITYDVSKTGTYGTLYVVSTGTDKGKYIYVPNASAINAVAAGATPSETFTVTATDSNATPATGNATLTINVTGANDTPTDITLSSATVTTYDAADATVGALSSTDPDAGDTFTYSLVSGTGDTNNGLFNISGNNLRATNPSALTAGTYSVLVRTTDANSATYDKAFSVTVTDALVVTTLSDTGADATTGGSYADELADGDGLSLHEAAALASAGGKTIGFVVELNGQTITLSTSTIILAAGTTMDADAAGTLTIADNTLELTSGDMTLNNGAGDMLNINSSIVSTGGGITTTGAGTVQLGGAASYTDPTAVNGTSTLLVNGAHPPPRPPSCSPMPAIACSMSISA, from the coding sequence ATGAATCAAGCCAATAAGATTGCCTTCATCGACACCCGTGTTGCTGACTACTCAACCCTCATCGCCGGTTTACCGGCCGATATTGAAGTCGTCCTCATCGATGGCGGTAACGGCCTGCAGCAAATGGCCGATGCGCTGGCGGGGCGCAGCGGTATGGCCGCCATCCATGTCTTCAGCCACGGCAGCACCGGTGCGCTGCAACTGGGCGATACCTGGCTCACTGGCGACAACCTCAACAGCTACGCCCCGCTGCTGGCCCAGATCGGCCAGAGCCTCACGGCCGACGGCGATTTGCTGCTCTACGGCTGCAATGTCGGCGCTGGCGAGACGGGGCAGGCGTTTGTCGAATCCATCGCGAGGATTGCGCAGGCTGATGTGGCGGCTTCGGATGATTTAACAGGAAATGCTGCGCTTGGCGGGGATTGGGTGCTGGAGGTGCAGCAAGGTTTCATCGAAGCGAATGAACTCAGCTCCAAAGAATACGGCGGAACTCTGGAATATACCAATGTGAATTTTACCACGACCGCTATTATCACCGGATACGCGGTAGCTGGAGAGTACGGTAGTGTCGCGGTGACAGACATACCGCTTATTATTTTCGGAGGTGTAAACGGTACTAATGAAAATGTTGGAATATTCAGTGTAGGCGACGCAACAGGTATTTCTCACAAAATTCCATCGCAAATAGATCATCTTTTTATAAATAACAGTAACGGAACAGATTTTGATATATCTCAATTCAAGGTTTATAACCCAGGAGGTTCTGCGGTATCTCTCACTATTACGGGGTACGCGGATAAATGGCTTGGAGGTGCAACAGTAATAACTGATTCAACAAAAACCGCTGCAGCATCAGGTTGGTCAACCATAGATCTAACCGACTTCACGGGTATTACTAGTCTGAAAATTGATTTTTCCGACGATACCGAGTTGTATTTCAACGAGTTTTATATTCAAAACACCAACACCAACACCAACACCAACACCAACACCAACACCAACACCAACACCGCTCCGAGCGTAAACACACCAACCGCTATCTCGCTGACCGACACCACAGCAGCGGATACTTTCAGCAACACCACCGGCACCCTGGGTGCCACCGACTCTGACGGCATTGCCAGCTACGGCATCAGCGACCCGACCAGCACCAGCGCCAACTTCACCGACAACAGCATCACCTACGACGTCTCCAAGACCGGCACATACGGCACGCTGTATGTAGTGAGCACCGGCACGGACAAGGGCAAATACATTTACGTCCCCAACGCCAGCGCCATCAACGCGGTAGCTGCGGGCGCCACGCCCTCCGAAACCTTCACCGTTACCGCCACCGACAGTAACGCCACTCCAGCTACTGGTAACGCGACGCTAACGATCAACGTGACCGGGGCCAACGACACCCCCACCGACATCACCCTGTCAAGCGCTACGGTTACAACATACGATGCCGCCGACGCAACGGTAGGCGCACTGTCTTCGACTGACCCGGACGCCGGCGATACCTTCACCTACAGCCTGGTGAGTGGCACGGGCGATACCAACAATGGGTTGTTCAACATCTCCGGCAACAATTTGCGGGCGACCAATCCTTCCGCGCTGACGGCCGGCACCTACAGCGTGCTCGTTCGCACCACCGATGCCAACTCGGCTACCTACGACAAGGCATTTTCAGTCACCGTCACCGATGCACTGGTGGTCACCACGCTTTCTGATACCGGAGCTGATGCCACCACAGGCGGAAGCTATGCAGACGAACTGGCCGACGGTGACGGTTTGAGCCTGCATGAAGCGGCTGCGCTGGCATCAGCAGGTGGCAAGACCATCGGGTTTGTGGTCGAGCTGAACGGCCAGACAATTACGCTGAGCACTAGCACGATCATCCTGGCGGCGGGTACCACCATGGATGCCGATGCGGCAGGAACGCTCACCATTGCCGACAATACGCTGGAGCTGACCAGTGGCGACATGACGCTCAACAATGGCGCGGGCGACATGCTGAACATCAACAGTTCGATTGTAAGCACGGGTGGCGGCATCACCACAACCGGCGCTGGCACGGTTCAGCTTGGCGGCGCGGCCAGCTACACCGATCCCACGGCCGTAAACGGGACGAGCACCTTGCTGGTGAATGGCGCCCACCCCCCGCCCCGGCCACCGAGCTGTTCACCCATGCCGGCTATCGCGTGCTCGATGTCTATCAGCGCCTGA
- a CDS encoding cadherin repeat domain-containing protein: MSTPNFLTPTTNHFGLANVGTYSAPTFADLDGDGDLDALIGNYDGNTLFFENELPNAAPTITSDGGGATAAISVAENQTTVTTVTATDADNDPITYSISGGADAGKFSIVGATGALTFASAPDFENPTDTGSDNTYEVIVQVSDGNGGTDTQTLAVTLTDVAEGGGGGDPTPEPEPEPEPEPEPIIPPRGLGRATQRQRGQCARCG; the protein is encoded by the coding sequence ATGTCAACGCCCAACTTCCTCACTCCAACCACCAACCACTTCGGCCTGGCCAACGTGGGCACCTATTCCGCCCCGACCTTCGCCGACCTCGACGGCGACGGTGACCTGGATGCCTTGATCGGCAATTACGATGGCAACACGCTGTTTTTCGAGAATGAACTGCCCAATGCCGCGCCCACCATCACCTCCGATGGCGGTGGTGCCACGGCGGCGATCAGCGTGGCCGAGAATCAAACGACCGTGACGACTGTCACCGCCACCGATGCCGATAACGACCCCATCACTTACAGCATCAGCGGCGGCGCCGATGCGGGTAAGTTCAGCATCGTCGGCGCAACCGGCGCCCTCACCTTTGCCTCGGCCCCCGACTTCGAGAACCCGACCGACACCGGCAGCGATAACACCTACGAAGTCATTGTCCAGGTCAGCGACGGCAACGGCGGCACTGACACGCAAACCCTTGCTGTGACGTTGACCGATGTTGCGGAAGGTGGTGGCGGTGGCGACCCCACGCCAGAACCCGAGCCGGAACCGGAACCGGAACCGGAACCCATCATCCCACCCCGAGGACTGGGACGAGCTACCCAACGACAACGGGGACAATGTGCCCGATGCGGTTGA
- a CDS encoding AAA family ATPase — MKFPYGTADFHAIRNEGYYYADHTACIRALEDTGKQLLFLRPRRFGKTAWLTTLENYYDLARADEFDALFGALTIGQNPTVRRNRYFVLRWDFSMVDASGNLAEIRQALHDHLNNQVKGFFLHYAKHLGAIALDSPGFGLSKDNGLIALVSAVNAARAQGHDLYLLIDEYDNFANELLHGRRADYDALVSGEGLLKTVFKAVKSLASGAGIDRVFITGVSPVVLADISSGYNVSKDVSLDARFVDLCGFTEAEVAGVLDTLASEQGRDQDWSARMLATMRTWYNGYRFGYEPGPGLYNPTLALYFFDAADGHRNHVGLLTVGGAVVVAIALDAAFFHWRSEIFNRIGHIVPVVVG, encoded by the coding sequence ATGAAATTCCCCTACGGCACCGCTGACTTTCACGCGATTCGCAACGAAGGCTACTACTACGCCGATCACACTGCATGCATCCGTGCGCTGGAAGATACCGGCAAGCAACTGTTGTTTCTACGTCCACGCCGCTTCGGCAAAACCGCCTGGCTAACGACGCTGGAGAACTACTACGATCTGGCCCGGGCCGATGAATTCGACGCGCTGTTTGGAGCGCTCACCATTGGTCAAAACCCTACCGTGCGCCGCAACCGTTACTTTGTGCTGCGCTGGGATTTCTCCATGGTCGATGCCAGCGGCAATTTGGCGGAGATCCGCCAGGCCTTGCACGATCATCTCAATAACCAGGTCAAGGGTTTCTTTCTGCATTACGCCAAGCACCTTGGCGCTATCGCGCTCGACAGCCCAGGATTTGGGTTATCCAAAGACAACGGTCTTATTGCCCTGGTCTCGGCGGTCAACGCCGCCCGCGCCCAAGGCCATGATCTATATTTGCTGATCGATGAATACGACAACTTCGCCAATGAACTGCTACACGGGCGGCGGGCGGATTACGATGCCTTGGTCTCAGGGGAAGGCTTACTCAAAACCGTGTTCAAGGCGGTGAAATCCCTCGCCTCGGGCGCCGGCATTGATCGGGTGTTCATCACTGGGGTGTCGCCGGTGGTGTTGGCCGATATTTCCAGTGGCTACAACGTCTCCAAGGATGTCAGCCTGGATGCGCGTTTTGTCGATCTGTGCGGCTTCACTGAGGCGGAAGTCGCGGGTGTGCTGGATACGCTGGCCAGCGAACAGGGGCGTGATCAAGACTGGTCAGCGCGGATGCTCGCGACCATGCGCACCTGGTACAACGGCTATCGTTTCGGTTATGAGCCAGGGCCCGGTCTCTACAATCCCACCCTGGCGCTGTACTTCTTCGATGCCGCGGATGGGCACCGAAATCACGTCGGCCTGCTCACTGTCGGGGGTGCCGTCGTCGTTGCCATCGCCCTGGATGCCGCCTTCTTCCATTGGCGGAGCGAGATCTTCAACCGCATCGGGCACATTGTCCCCGTTGTCGTTGGGTAG
- a CDS encoding adenylyltransferase/cytidyltransferase family protein: MLIGGTIGVFDLLHVGHLRFLQAARQRCDRLQVGVGADDLLARTKRRPVIDEHQRLELLAGLRCVDAVCRFDIGLDQTAASAEWIAAWGIERLFVSDDWRGSARWQRLEPLLAQRGIGCLWLPYTAGISTSLIRQRIAEPEPDAR, translated from the coding sequence ATGCTGATCGGCGGCACCATTGGCGTGTTTGACCTGCTGCATGTCGGCCACCTGCGCTTTCTCCAGGCCGCCCGCCAGCGCTGTGATCGGCTCCAGGTCGGGGTCGGCGCTGACGATCTGCTGGCGCGCACCAAGCGCCGACCGGTAATCGATGAGCATCAGCGCTTGGAACTCCTCGCCGGCTTGCGTTGCGTCGATGCGGTGTGCCGTTTTGACATCGGCCTGGATCAAACCGCCGCCAGCGCCGAGTGGATCGCCGCCTGGGGCATCGAGCGCCTGTTCGTCAGTGACGACTGGCGCGGCTCGGCGCGCTGGCAGCGACTCGAACCCCTGTTGGCGCAGCGCGGCATCGGCTGCCTCTGGTTGCCTTACACCGCTGGGATTTCCACCAGCCTGATCCGCCAGCGCATCGCGGAGCCTGAACCAGATGCCCGCTGA